The following proteins are encoded in a genomic region of Spirosoma sp. SC4-14:
- a CDS encoding CheR family methyltransferase, producing the protein MSKKKIKNKNDHADSAPLMVGIGASAGGVEALMSFFEQVPADSGMAYIVILHLSPNYDSQLAHILQSVANIPVIQVNEKQPIVPNQVYVISPNRHLQMADGSLLALPNQRLEERRAPVDIFFRTLADAQGSHAIAVILSGSGANGSMGIKRIKENGGGVFVQNPYEAAFNEMPRNAIATELVDDVLPVAQIPARLMAYRQKLKTIDIPEEVGQRPQDQQQALREVFAQLRLRTGHDFSNYKRPTLLRRLERRISVRNLADLPAYAAFLHEHPEETQALLKDLLISVTNFFRDSQVFITLESMLKTGLLQDKKTDDSLRIWVAGCATGEEAYSLAMLCVELIPGMIEAPKIQIFATDIDEAAIATAREGLYTFNDIADVSPERLRRFFTQEGESYRIGSEIREMVLFAHHNVLKDPPFSRLDLISCRNLLIYFNPTAQERVLETFHFALKPGGYLLLGLSETVDGANDLYVTVNREQHLYQSRPVVSRPYPVPESVPRFAPEIKRAPQVLVETSGQQSSRINYGDLHQQLLEQYAPPSIIVNDQYDILHVSERAGRYLHIAGGELSNNLLKLVRPELRLELRTAFYQAIQRQTNVQVPPLNLNLEGKTETVVLLVRPVLRPEDPARGYFLVLFDTVSLGDAQPDSIISSVEPVARQLEEELIRVKAQLAASNSHHELQAEELKASNEELQAMNEELRSAAEELETSKEELQSINEELTTVNQELKVKVEEVSLSSNNLRNLINSTKIATLFLDRGFRVNLFTPAAGEIFNLILSDYGRPLTDITHRLKDSHLLEDAEEVLDKLHPIEREVSTTDGRSFIMHVLPYRTAEDRINGVVVTFVDISRRRETEENLRQSEEQFRLFVTTSSDSLYKMSPDWTVMYQLKGMSFLADTEYPNRSWLEQYIPSEDQAAVQETIRQAINGKKPFEFEHRVIRRDGNIGWTFSRAVPLLNKQQEVVEWFGAATDITDRKQAEATIKESDQRKDEFLALLAHELRNPISTLSNALMLLEETGGVDEQFPLDVVRSIMSREVAHLVRLVDDLLDISRISRGKIELRCQRLNLTEFVAEVASTVRPLVEKAHHQFKVHLPSEPLYVMGDADRLTQVLRNLVDNAIKFTLSEGVIELSLERIGDEALLHIVDNGIGIDEIGLNQIFTMFTQLDMSHTRPQNGLGLGLALVRELVRLHGGRVDVRSKGLEKGSEFIVRLPLATK; encoded by the coding sequence ATGAGTAAAAAGAAAATAAAAAATAAAAATGATCATGCTGATTCGGCTCCCTTAATGGTGGGAATCGGTGCTTCGGCCGGCGGTGTTGAAGCGCTTATGTCCTTTTTTGAACAGGTTCCGGCCGATTCGGGCATGGCTTATATTGTCATTCTGCATCTGTCGCCAAACTATGATAGCCAACTGGCTCATATCCTCCAGAGTGTGGCCAATATTCCGGTTATTCAGGTAAATGAAAAACAGCCAATAGTTCCTAACCAGGTATACGTTATTTCTCCAAACCGGCATCTGCAAATGGCAGATGGAAGCCTGCTTGCTTTACCCAATCAGCGGCTGGAAGAACGACGAGCTCCAGTAGATATTTTTTTCCGAACCCTGGCCGATGCTCAGGGTTCGCACGCTATTGCCGTGATTCTGTCGGGTTCCGGAGCTAACGGTTCTATGGGCATTAAACGCATTAAAGAGAATGGAGGAGGGGTTTTTGTACAAAATCCCTACGAAGCCGCCTTCAATGAGATGCCCCGCAATGCGATTGCTACTGAATTGGTAGATGATGTTTTGCCAGTGGCTCAAATTCCGGCCCGCCTGATGGCTTACCGGCAAAAACTAAAGACAATTGATATACCTGAAGAAGTGGGTCAGCGGCCGCAGGACCAGCAACAGGCTTTGCGGGAGGTGTTTGCGCAATTACGACTCCGAACAGGACACGACTTTTCCAACTACAAACGCCCCACGCTCCTACGCCGGTTAGAACGCAGGATTAGTGTTCGTAACTTGGCCGATCTGCCCGCATATGCTGCATTTTTGCATGAGCATCCCGAAGAAACGCAGGCGCTGCTGAAAGATTTACTTATTTCAGTAACCAACTTTTTTCGCGACAGTCAGGTATTTATAACCCTGGAGTCAATGCTGAAAACGGGTCTGCTTCAGGATAAAAAAACAGACGATTCTCTTCGGATCTGGGTGGCGGGCTGCGCCACAGGCGAAGAAGCATATTCATTGGCCATGCTATGTGTTGAACTGATTCCTGGCATGATCGAAGCTCCCAAAATTCAGATTTTTGCTACCGATATCGACGAAGCGGCCATTGCTACTGCCCGCGAAGGGTTATATACTTTCAACGACATTGCCGATGTATCTCCGGAACGGTTGCGCCGGTTTTTTACCCAGGAAGGAGAATCCTATCGGATCGGTAGCGAAATCCGCGAAATGGTTCTTTTCGCTCATCATAATGTGTTGAAAGATCCGCCTTTTTCCCGGCTGGATCTGATAAGCTGCCGGAATCTGCTGATCTATTTTAATCCAACAGCTCAGGAACGTGTGCTGGAAACATTTCACTTCGCCCTTAAGCCAGGCGGTTATCTGTTGTTAGGGCTGTCGGAAACGGTAGATGGAGCCAATGACCTGTATGTGACCGTAAATCGGGAGCAGCATCTCTACCAGAGTCGGCCGGTTGTTTCGCGCCCTTATCCGGTACCCGAATCAGTTCCTCGCTTTGCGCCCGAAATTAAACGAGCGCCCCAGGTGCTGGTCGAAACTTCGGGACAACAGAGCAGCCGGATCAACTATGGCGATTTGCACCAGCAGCTATTGGAGCAATATGCCCCCCCGTCCATTATTGTCAATGATCAATACGACATTCTGCATGTTTCGGAGCGGGCAGGGCGTTATCTGCACATTGCGGGGGGCGAATTATCTAACAACCTGCTTAAACTGGTGCGCCCCGAACTGCGGCTTGAACTTCGAACAGCCTTTTATCAGGCAATTCAGCGACAAACCAATGTTCAGGTGCCTCCCCTTAATCTGAATCTGGAAGGAAAAACCGAAACGGTTGTTCTGCTTGTACGCCCTGTACTACGGCCAGAAGATCCGGCCAGGGGCTATTTTCTGGTGCTCTTCGATACCGTTTCTTTAGGCGATGCCCAGCCCGACAGTATAATAAGTTCCGTTGAACCCGTAGCCCGGCAACTTGAAGAAGAATTGATTCGGGTGAAAGCACAACTGGCGGCTTCCAATTCCCATCATGAACTGCAGGCCGAAGAACTTAAAGCTTCTAACGAAGAACTACAGGCCATGAATGAGGAGTTGCGATCAGCAGCCGAAGAATTGGAGACCAGTAAGGAAGAACTACAGTCGATTAACGAAGAGTTGACAACGGTTAATCAGGAATTGAAAGTCAAGGTCGAAGAAGTGTCGCTAAGTAGCAATAATCTGAGAAACCTGATCAATTCAACCAAGATTGCAACCCTGTTTCTTGATCGGGGCTTTCGGGTTAATCTGTTTACACCGGCTGCCGGCGAAATCTTCAACCTGATTCTATCTGACTATGGTCGGCCACTGACCGATATAACGCACCGGTTGAAAGACAGTCACCTGCTGGAAGATGCGGAAGAAGTATTGGATAAGCTTCATCCTATTGAACGGGAAGTATCGACAACAGACGGCCGTAGTTTTATTATGCATGTACTGCCCTATCGTACGGCGGAAGATCGTATAAATGGCGTTGTGGTTACGTTTGTCGACATCAGCCGACGCAGGGAAACCGAAGAGAACCTGCGCCAAAGCGAAGAACAGTTTCGGCTATTTGTGACAACCAGTTCAGACTCTCTCTATAAAATGAGCCCCGACTGGACAGTCATGTATCAGTTGAAGGGGATGTCTTTTCTTGCCGACACCGAGTATCCTAACCGAAGCTGGTTAGAGCAGTATATTCCATCAGAAGATCAGGCTGCTGTACAGGAAACCATTCGGCAGGCAATTAATGGGAAAAAACCGTTCGAATTTGAGCATCGTGTGATTCGGCGGGATGGTAATATTGGCTGGACGTTTTCGCGGGCTGTTCCGTTGCTGAATAAGCAGCAGGAGGTTGTCGAATGGTTCGGTGCAGCCACTGATATTACGGATCGGAAACAGGCGGAAGCAACAATTAAAGAATCGGACCAGCGGAAGGATGAGTTTTTAGCCCTGTTGGCTCATGAACTACGGAACCCAATTAGTACTCTGTCGAATGCGCTGATGCTCCTGGAGGAAACAGGTGGCGTTGATGAGCAGTTTCCTCTGGACGTTGTGCGGTCTATTATGAGCCGGGAAGTAGCCCATCTGGTGCGACTGGTGGATGATTTACTGGATATAAGCCGGATTAGTCGGGGTAAAATAGAGTTGCGCTGTCAGCGGCTTAACCTTACTGAATTTGTTGCCGAAGTGGCTTCTACGGTGCGCCCTCTGGTAGAGAAAGCACACCACCAGTTTAAGGTTCATTTACCCTCCGAACCGCTCTATGTTATGGGCGATGCCGACAGGTTGACTCAGGTACTTCGCAACCTGGTCGATAATGCTATTAAATTTACACTGTCTGAGGGGGTTATTGAACTTTCGCTCGAACGAATAGGGGATGAAGCCTTGCTGCACATAGTAGACAATGGGATTGGTATTGACGAAATAGGGTTAAACCAGATTTTTACTATGTTTACTCAGTTAGATATGTCGCATACCCGCCCTCAGAATGGGTTAGGGCTGGGGCTGGCGCTGGTGCGTGAGCTGGTGCGCTTACACGGTGGAAGAGTCGATGTTCGGAGTAAAGGATTAGAGAAGGGTAGTGAGTTTATTGTGCGCCTGCCTCTGGCCACTAAATGA
- a CDS encoding response regulator yields MDLTNTQSTREVILLIDDNQDAAMLMERMLQLKGYRAHVCHDGQTGLEAAERLRPAVIIMDLAMPDMDGFTVCQRIRAQPWGRQMMLVALSGYSSQADQELSRQAGFNAHLIKPADWPILIKLLEQGLATDQG; encoded by the coding sequence ATGGATTTGACCAATACTCAGTCGACCAGAGAGGTAATTTTGCTAATCGATGATAACCAGGATGCAGCCATGCTTATGGAAAGAATGCTGCAATTAAAGGGCTATCGGGCTCATGTTTGCCATGATGGCCAGACTGGTCTGGAAGCCGCAGAACGGTTGCGCCCTGCGGTTATTATCATGGATTTGGCGATGCCGGATATGGATGGTTTTACCGTTTGCCAACGAATTCGTGCTCAGCCCTGGGGCCGTCAGATGATGCTCGTTGCGCTATCGGGTTATAGTAGTCAGGCCGACCAGGAGCTAAGTCGGCAGGCAGGATTCAACGCACACTTAATTAAACCTGCTGATTGGCCCATTTTAATAAAATTGCTGGAACAGGGGCTGGCAACTGATCAAGGCTAG
- a CDS encoding carboxymuconolactone decarboxylase family protein yields the protein MAEYQTPKDRAYTNKLINSAPKEAAAFLNLKYTAERKDGVIPVKYRELMSVAVALTTQCAYCIESHIQNAVEAGATQEEIAETVFIAAAIRAGGAVGNGLMAMRLFEEASTAAR from the coding sequence ATGGCCGAATACCAGACTCCGAAAGATCGTGCATACACCAACAAACTCATTAACTCGGCTCCCAAAGAAGCTGCGGCATTTCTGAATCTTAAATACACCGCAGAGCGAAAAGATGGTGTTATCCCGGTTAAGTATCGCGAATTGATGTCGGTTGCTGTTGCCCTGACAACACAGTGCGCCTATTGTATTGAATCGCACATTCAGAATGCCGTCGAAGCTGGTGCTACTCAGGAAGAAATAGCCGAAACCGTATTTATTGCAGCCGCAATTCGTGCAGGCGGAGCGGTTGGCAATGGACTTATGGCTATGCGTCTTTTTGAGGAAGCAAGTACAGCAGCTCGCTGA
- a CDS encoding alpha/beta hydrolase domain-containing protein, which produces MNSFCPLESSAFQMLAGIVRSAIALILLAGSFCAFSPAYARIVRIEITHRQSPTFEGRTFGRVGVYEKLRGRAYGEIDPKQPQNSLITDITLAPRNRNGMVEYAMDIYILKPVDLSAGSHKLFLEVNNRGGKLFGGLNTSRGGNDPTTAADAGDAFLMNRGYTLVWNGWDISATADNNNLTITVPVATQSDGSPLTGPSYEYIVFDNPTARSYKLAYPTASLDKSKGKLTVRNRLNDAPKTIGPDGWEYIDDHSIRLLPAGTAFQQSAIYEFVYTAKNPLVAGLGLAATRDFISFLRYAQADEYGHANPLAADVQYTFSYALSQPARYLNDFQTLGFNADEQGRRVIDGMENWLGGSSGVAINYRFAQPSRTERNRQNHFFPEAIFPFAYPVLTDPFTGKTAGRQFRCRESDTCPKVFEINSANEYWVKAASLLHTDLTGNDLPDPENVRFFLIAGAQHGTGNATNRGICQQLQNPTNAEPVLRALFIALEEWVTRGIKPPESKVPRRANRTAAMAIAQQDSPTGVVPQASLGWPSIPNVTYSGLVTIRYQLNFGPEFDKGILAQYPPSLTKRPVYACFVSKVDQDGNEIAGIRLPAVEAPIATTTGWALRRDDYGKDDGCESAGQYIPFFRTKQERTAMVEAGSVDPRLSLEERYQTHDGYVNAVRQSTRKLVQQRFLLEEDAQNYIREAEASSVLR; this is translated from the coding sequence ATGAACAGTTTTTGCCCCTTAGAATCGTCTGCTTTTCAGATGTTAGCCGGTATTGTTCGTTCGGCTATAGCCCTTATTTTGCTGGCTGGTAGTTTCTGCGCTTTTTCGCCTGCTTATGCACGAATTGTGCGTATCGAAATCACTCATCGGCAGTCGCCAACGTTTGAGGGCAGAACCTTTGGAAGAGTAGGCGTTTACGAAAAACTCAGGGGTCGCGCTTATGGAGAAATTGACCCTAAACAACCCCAAAATTCCCTGATTACCGACATTACACTGGCTCCACGCAACAGAAATGGCATGGTAGAATATGCAATGGATATTTATATTCTAAAGCCTGTTGACCTAAGTGCAGGGAGTCATAAACTTTTTCTGGAAGTCAACAACCGGGGTGGTAAACTGTTCGGAGGGTTAAATACGAGTCGGGGCGGGAACGATCCGACCACGGCCGCCGATGCTGGCGACGCGTTTCTGATGAACCGTGGTTATACGCTGGTTTGGAACGGTTGGGATATTTCGGCAACTGCCGACAACAATAACCTGACCATTACGGTACCGGTGGCTACTCAGTCTGATGGTTCACCCTTAACCGGGCCTTCGTATGAATATATCGTATTCGATAATCCGACCGCACGCTCCTATAAATTAGCTTATCCTACTGCTTCACTCGATAAAAGCAAAGGGAAGCTCACTGTACGTAATCGGCTGAATGATGCTCCGAAAACGATCGGCCCCGATGGCTGGGAATATATCGATGACCATTCCATTCGATTACTACCCGCCGGTACTGCGTTTCAGCAGAGTGCTATTTATGAGTTTGTGTATACCGCTAAAAATCCATTAGTAGCAGGGCTGGGCCTGGCAGCTACGCGCGATTTTATTTCTTTTCTGCGCTATGCCCAGGCCGATGAGTATGGCCATGCCAATCCACTTGCGGCTGATGTGCAGTATACGTTTTCATACGCTTTATCGCAACCGGCACGCTATCTGAACGATTTTCAGACGTTGGGGTTTAATGCCGATGAACAGGGCCGACGTGTTATTGATGGTATGGAAAACTGGTTGGGTGGGAGCAGTGGAGTTGCCATTAATTATCGGTTTGCCCAGCCCTCGCGAACAGAACGTAACCGCCAGAATCACTTTTTCCCGGAGGCTATTTTTCCATTTGCCTATCCTGTACTGACCGATCCGTTTACGGGAAAAACGGCAGGTCGCCAGTTCCGATGTCGGGAGAGTGACACGTGTCCTAAGGTATTCGAGATCAATTCCGCTAATGAATACTGGGTTAAAGCCGCATCACTACTGCATACCGATTTAACCGGCAACGACCTGCCAGACCCGGAGAATGTGCGTTTTTTTCTGATTGCAGGTGCTCAGCACGGCACCGGTAATGCAACAAATCGGGGAATATGTCAGCAACTACAGAATCCTACCAATGCAGAACCCGTACTGAGAGCACTATTTATTGCGCTGGAAGAATGGGTTACCAGAGGAATTAAGCCCCCCGAAAGTAAGGTGCCCCGCCGTGCCAATAGGACCGCTGCTATGGCCATCGCTCAACAGGATTCGCCAACGGGAGTAGTGCCTCAGGCATCTCTTGGCTGGCCATCCATTCCTAATGTTACCTATTCTGGTCTTGTCACTATCCGGTATCAGCTAAACTTTGGTCCTGAATTTGATAAGGGCATCCTTGCTCAGTATCCTCCCAGCCTGACAAAGCGCCCTGTATATGCCTGTTTTGTATCGAAAGTAGATCAGGATGGCAATGAAATAGCCGGGATTCGCTTGCCAGCTGTAGAGGCTCCAATCGCTACTACAACCGGCTGGGCTCTGCGGAGAGATGACTATGGGAAAGATGACGGCTGCGAGTCGGCAGGACAGTATATTCCATTTTTCAGAACTAAACAAGAACGGACCGCTATGGTAGAAGCTGGATCTGTAGATCCACGATTGTCGCTGGAAGAACGTTACCAAACGCACGATGGGTATGTAAACGCCGTACGGCAAAGCACTCGAAAACTAGTTCAGCAGCGGTTCTTGCTGGAAGAGGATGCTCAAAATTATATCCGGGAAGCCGAAGCCAGTAGCGTGCTCAGGTAA
- a CDS encoding arginine-tRNA-protein transferase, with protein sequence MKRSELDICLSKGYFRMQQYIFTCQFVAFDNILYSVHWLRIVLGNVSYGKSQLRLLKQNDPFSVTIKPFRLTDEIEALYTLYRNAINFDAPGSVESCLFDGATYNVFDTYVVEVRDGALLIAAGIFDNGTHSIAGIMNFYHPAYRKYSLGKFLMLQKINHARHQQKIYYYPGYLVHNYPKFDYKLFPCEAATEVYDAHSGIWLPFLWETVNAQSAELMNQ encoded by the coding sequence ATGAAACGAAGCGAACTGGATATATGCCTAAGCAAAGGATATTTTCGAATGCAGCAGTACATTTTTACGTGTCAGTTTGTCGCATTTGATAATATCCTTTACTCGGTGCACTGGCTCCGTATCGTGTTAGGCAATGTTTCATACGGAAAAAGTCAGCTTCGGTTGCTCAAACAGAATGATCCATTTTCGGTAACTATAAAGCCTTTCCGACTGACGGACGAAATAGAGGCTCTTTATACGCTCTACAGAAACGCCATTAACTTCGATGCCCCTGGTTCTGTAGAATCTTGTCTGTTCGATGGGGCTACTTACAATGTTTTCGATACATACGTTGTTGAAGTTCGGGATGGGGCTCTGCTCATTGCGGCCGGAATTTTCGACAACGGCACCCATAGTATTGCAGGCATTATGAATTTCTACCATCCAGCCTACCGTAAATATAGTTTGGGTAAATTCCTGATGTTGCAGAAAATCAATCATGCCCGCCATCAGCAAAAGATCTATTATTACCCTGGCTACCTGGTTCACAATTATCCCAAATTCGACTACAAGCTATTCCCCTGCGAAGCCGCTACCGAAGTCTACGACGCTCATTCGGGCATCTGGCTACCGTTTTTATGGGAAACCGTAAATGCTCAATCTGCCGAGCTGATGAACCAATAA
- a CDS encoding PAS domain S-box protein, with product MAGSTKSVEEELLAVKAELQRIKQQTSQALQAVGIGLWTMFPHQNRILWDEQCQRIYAWSEASIRLDEFLARIHPQDLPHLRYAMSNPPSRHTGKPTVIDYRISSPSDETIRWIRITGRATISQSEESFYFSGTAQDVTDEKNKEATLKTVEQQFQTAFTNAAVGVVILDTQSNVKLINTAFAEFVGYSQEELFDKHFRTISHPDDIDENVGLVNQLLRGESTSYVFNKRYLRKDGSIVWGQVSSALVRDQDGNPDSFISIVQDVTAQVKAQADQKQLLALLRASEERLREAIELAELGTFEINLSDKALLLSERAKEWLGFSAQEPIDLQQLVDLVQNRDEVKQALERVVSTTINTTLILECRIQHRQTGQERLYQTLSRIVRDNTDRKKLLLRGIARDITAQREYAQELEQQVQVRTLALQKANARIEQQADQLRFVTDNALTAIALYSIVRDPDTGSVVDLRYELINRMAQQMTGRQAHELLGRTTLEVFPGMVNNKVWDQYLKLAETGMPLRYHNHYTQDGYDIWYEVQGVRQNEFLVMSFLDITELKQTQFKLESLNKDLREANHNLQQFAFIASHDLQEPLRKIQSFGTLLQEQYADQLEQGADLIHRMQLAAERMSTLIKDLLAFSRITTHQQLTVNVPLKRVIDQVIDNLEIAISEAQATITIDSLPTVKGDESQFRQLFQNLLSNALKFRRPNISTQIHIHTQQLTFAELPPGLSAASQANSYYLVSIKDNGIGFDEKYLDRIFQVFQRLHSRNQYVGTGIGLAIVQKIVTNHSGIITATSKPNEGSTFQIYLPADV from the coding sequence ATGGCGGGCAGTACAAAAAGCGTTGAAGAGGAGTTACTTGCAGTAAAAGCTGAACTCCAGCGGATTAAACAACAAACCAGTCAGGCGCTTCAGGCTGTAGGTATTGGCTTATGGACAATGTTTCCGCATCAAAACCGGATTCTTTGGGATGAACAATGTCAGCGAATATATGCATGGTCAGAAGCGTCGATTCGTCTGGACGAATTTCTGGCCCGTATTCATCCTCAGGATTTGCCTCACTTACGGTATGCGATGAGCAATCCCCCTAGTCGTCATACCGGAAAACCAACCGTTATCGACTATCGAATCAGCAGCCCATCCGATGAAACCATACGATGGATTCGTATTACCGGGCGGGCTACCATTTCACAATCAGAAGAAAGTTTTTACTTTTCAGGAACGGCTCAGGACGTTACCGACGAAAAAAACAAGGAAGCCACGCTAAAAACCGTTGAACAACAGTTTCAGACGGCCTTTACCAATGCAGCGGTTGGGGTAGTTATTCTGGATACTCAAAGCAACGTAAAACTAATCAATACCGCGTTTGCCGAGTTCGTAGGTTATTCGCAGGAGGAGTTGTTCGATAAACACTTCAGAACCATTAGCCACCCCGACGATATTGACGAGAATGTAGGGCTGGTGAACCAACTACTCCGGGGCGAATCAACTTCGTATGTGTTCAACAAACGTTACCTCCGCAAAGATGGCTCAATTGTATGGGGGCAGGTTAGCTCGGCACTTGTGCGCGATCAGGATGGAAACCCCGATAGTTTCATCAGCATTGTTCAGGACGTAACAGCTCAGGTGAAAGCCCAGGCCGATCAGAAGCAACTCCTCGCCCTATTACGAGCGAGTGAAGAACGGCTGCGGGAAGCAATTGAACTGGCCGAACTCGGGACCTTCGAAATCAACCTCTCTGACAAAGCCCTGCTGCTCTCCGAACGCGCCAAAGAATGGCTGGGCTTTTCGGCTCAGGAACCTATTGATCTTCAGCAATTGGTTGATCTGGTCCAAAATCGGGACGAAGTAAAGCAGGCCCTGGAGCGGGTGGTTTCAACTACCATCAACACAACCCTGATTCTGGAGTGCCGGATTCAACATCGCCAGACGGGCCAGGAGCGACTCTACCAGACCCTTTCGCGGATAGTTCGCGATAATACCGATCGAAAGAAATTGCTCCTCCGAGGCATTGCCAGAGATATTACGGCCCAGCGCGAGTATGCGCAGGAACTGGAACAGCAGGTGCAGGTCCGAACGCTGGCGTTGCAGAAAGCCAATGCACGAATTGAACAACAGGCTGACCAGCTCCGTTTTGTTACCGACAATGCGCTAACAGCTATTGCCCTCTATTCAATCGTTCGCGATCCAGACACCGGCTCAGTTGTTGATCTGCGCTATGAACTGATTAATCGAATGGCTCAGCAAATGACAGGTCGACAGGCCCATGAACTACTGGGCCGAACCACGCTGGAGGTATTTCCGGGCATGGTTAACAATAAGGTCTGGGACCAATACCTGAAACTGGCCGAAACGGGCATGCCCCTCCGCTATCATAACCATTATACCCAGGATGGATACGATATCTGGTACGAAGTACAGGGCGTTCGTCAGAACGAGTTTCTGGTCATGTCGTTCCTCGACATTACCGAACTAAAGCAAACACAGTTCAAGCTGGAATCACTCAATAAAGATTTACGGGAAGCCAATCATAACCTACAGCAGTTTGCCTTTATTGCGTCGCACGACTTACAGGAACCACTCCGGAAGATACAGTCGTTTGGAACACTATTGCAGGAACAGTATGCCGATCAGCTAGAACAGGGGGCCGACCTCATTCACCGAATGCAACTAGCGGCCGAACGAATGTCGACGCTGATTAAAGATTTGCTTGCCTTTTCCCGAATCACGACGCACCAGCAGCTAACAGTCAATGTACCGTTGAAGCGGGTTATCGATCAGGTTATCGACAATCTGGAGATTGCTATCAGCGAAGCCCAGGCTACAATTACCATCGATTCGCTGCCAACCGTAAAAGGAGACGAATCGCAGTTCAGGCAACTTTTTCAGAATCTGTTATCCAATGCCTTAAAGTTTCGTCGCCCAAACATATCAACTCAAATTCATATTCATACGCAACAACTTACCTTTGCCGAATTACCACCTGGTTTAAGCGCTGCTTCGCAAGCGAACAGTTATTATCTGGTGAGCATAAAAGATAATGGCATTGGATTTGATGAAAAATACCTGGACCGAATTTTCCAGGTATTTCAACGACTGCATAGTAGAAATCAATACGTAGGTACAGGAATTGGGCTTGCCATTGTTCAGAAAATTGTCACTAACCATAGTGGCATTATTACGGCCACCAGCAAACCCAATGAAGGCAGTACGTTTCAGATCTACCTGCCTGCCGATGTCTGA
- a CDS encoding MraY family glycosyltransferase yields the protein MNLDLLFAYLQNKLNDDLFALGLYQSVLAFLVACFVSVVSIPVVIKISELKSLMEKPGDRRSHSTPTPTFGGIAIFAAILIAYFLWPSIDQTDVYRTDLSVAGMTILFFIGIKDDLVGIDPNKKILFQVLAAMILIFFGDLRVDYLYGIMGLHHIDEVISILLTCFIFIALTNAINLIDGIDGLAGGIATIASGTFGAWFLLTNHFTMACLAFTLAGALLGFLRFNFSKTSKIFMGNTGSLIIGFMLAFFAVRFVSLNASYRFEPTAFFNAPIIAIVILIVPIFDTLRVFLVRILARRSPFSADRNHMHHILLDNGLTHAQATAVLCGTSLLNTILFFLLHRNITNTQSLLILGGLFGLYMVTSFMLKMRAMYISTHPRRRRAVLRRELQNGIIGKRIVDYL from the coding sequence ATGAATCTTGATCTATTATTTGCATATCTACAAAATAAACTAAACGACGATCTGTTCGCGCTGGGGCTGTACCAATCAGTTCTGGCATTTCTGGTTGCCTGTTTTGTTTCTGTAGTGTCGATTCCTGTCGTCATCAAAATTTCTGAATTAAAATCATTGATGGAGAAACCCGGCGACCGTCGGTCTCACTCCACGCCTACTCCAACCTTCGGCGGGATTGCCATCTTCGCAGCTATTTTAATTGCCTATTTTCTGTGGCCCAGTATCGACCAGACCGATGTATACAGAACTGATCTGTCGGTGGCCGGAATGACGATCCTGTTTTTCATCGGCATCAAAGACGATCTGGTTGGTATAGATCCCAACAAAAAAATTCTGTTTCAGGTACTGGCTGCTATGATTCTGATCTTTTTCGGTGATCTGCGGGTCGATTATCTATACGGAATTATGGGGCTCCACCATATCGATGAAGTAATCAGTATCCTGCTGACCTGTTTCATTTTTATTGCCCTGACCAATGCCATTAATCTGATCGACGGTATTGATGGCCTTGCCGGCGGCATTGCCACCATTGCCAGCGGCACGTTTGGAGCCTGGTTTCTGCTAACCAATCATTTTACGATGGCGTGTCTGGCATTCACGCTGGCAGGTGCGCTGCTTGGTTTTCTTCGGTTCAATTTTTCGAAAACCAGCAAGATATTTATGGGTAATACCGGCTCGCTAATCATTGGTTTCATGCTTGCGTTCTTTGCCGTACGTTTTGTGAGCCTGAATGCCTCCTACCGCTTTGAGCCAACTGCTTTCTTTAACGCTCCTATTATTGCTATCGTGATCCTGATTGTGCCTATTTTCGACACATTACGTGTGTTTCTGGTACGTATTCTGGCGCGTCGGTCCCCCTTTTCGGCCGACCGGAATCATATGCATCACATTTTACTCGATAATGGGCTTACGCACGCTCAGGCAACAGCCGTTTTGTGTGGCACATCGCTGCTAAACACAATCCTGTTCTTCCTCCTGCACCGCAACATTACCAATACGCAATCGCTGCTTATTCTGGGCGGTTTGTTCGGATTATATATGGTCACGAGTTTTATGCTGAAAATGCGGGCTATGTATATCTCTACGCACCCCCGTCGCCGGAGAGCGGTGCTGCGTCGCGAATTGCAGAATGGCATCATTGGAAAACGAATTGTAGACTATTTATAA